A window from Corynebacterium accolens encodes these proteins:
- the mltG gene encoding endolytic transglycosylase MltG, translated as MDDKYVKRRQRGIAVVVASVIVILGALIYIGVRIGTSSADYEGAGNGTTQLVEVPEGSSMSELGPTLVEKNVVKTQEAFDSAASMNHSASQIQPGFYRLQEEMSAANAVEALLDENNRVDMLEVQGGATLEDVKVVGGDVRFGIYSLISQVSCDDGNCLEKEELEKAAAETDPKELGAPDWALDAIKKRGNDPKRIEGLIAPGQYVLDPNMSAKDILKDLITRSAKRYEETDIEXRAKAIGLSPYELLTSASLVEREAPAGEFDKVARVILNRLDEPMRLEFDSTVNYGLEDVELATTDEARGEKTPWNTYAKEGLPDTPISSPSDEAIRAMEEPADGNWKFFVTVDKDGTTVFSDTYDEHLDRVDDAIRSGVLDSQREGEGAGAGNGDAASDQPAE; from the coding sequence ATGGATGATAAGTACGTCAAGCGGCGCCAGCGCGGCATCGCCGTGGTGGTCGCATCCGTCATCGTCATTCTAGGAGCTCTGATCTACATCGGAGTACGCATCGGCACTTCTTCGGCCGACTACGAAGGGGCCGGAAACGGCACCACGCAATTGGTGGAGGTCCCCGAAGGATCCTCCATGTCCGAGCTGGGACCCACGCTCGTGGAAAAGAATGTGGTCAAGACCCAAGAGGCATTCGACTCCGCGGCATCGATGAACCACAGCGCCAGCCAGATTCAACCTGGCTTCTACCGGCTGCAAGAAGAAATGAGCGCGGCGAATGCGGTAGAGGCGTTGCTTGATGAAAACAACCGCGTGGACATGCTTGAGGTTCAAGGCGGTGCGACCTTGGAGGACGTCAAGGTCGTCGGCGGTGACGTGCGCTTCGGTATCTACTCCTTGATTTCCCAAGTCAGCTGCGATGACGGCAATTGCTTGGAGAAGGAAGAGCTGGAAAAGGCGGCGGCAGAAACCGATCCTAAGGAGCTCGGCGCACCGGATTGGGCACTGGATGCCATTAAGAAACGCGGCAATGACCCGAAGCGTATTGAGGGCCTTATTGCCCCTGGCCAGTACGTTCTGGACCCGAATATGAGCGCCAAGGACATCCTGAAGGATCTCATTACCCGCTCTGCCAAGCGTTATGAGGAAACCGATATCGAAAMCCGCGCCAAGGCCATTGGGCTTTCGCCGTACGAGCTTTTGACCTCTGCCTCCTTGGTGGAGCGTGAGGCACCCGCCGGCGAATTCGACAAGGTAGCCCGCGTTATCCTGAACCGCTTGGACGAGCCCATGCGCCTCGAGTTCGACTCCACCGTGAACTACGGTCTGGAGGATGTCGAGCTGGCCACCACCGATGAGGCGCGTGGTGAGAAGACTCCGTGGAATACCTACGCTAAGGAAGGCCTTCCGGATACCCCGATTTCCTCGCCTTCTGATGAGGCAATCCGCGCGATGGAAGAACCTGCCGATGGTAACTGGAAGTTCTTCGTCACCGTGGATAAGGACGGCACCACCGTGTTCTCCGATACCTACGATGAGCACCTGGACCGTGTGGACGATGCTATCCGCTCCGGCGTCCTTGACTCTCAGCGCGAGGGTGAGGGAGCAGGAGCCGGCAACGGCGATGCCGCCTCGGACCAACCGGCTGAGTAG
- a CDS encoding shikimate dehydrogenase, with amino-acid sequence MPRAAVLGSPIAHSLSPILHNAGYTAVGLKEWSYTRFEVTADTLAPFLEECGPEYRGFSVTMPGKFAALEVAEEQSDRARLIGSANTLVRTEHGWRADNTDTEGVRGALQELIGLRPVSQALIIGAGGTSRPALWALAERGIDQVTILNRSNRQAELQPLAERLGLNLQYATFDDDLEDLSRSADLIISTVPSAALEDYRFQLAHAPVLDVIYHPWPTTLAACAAANGYFTVGGHVMLAHQAFSQFEQFTGLSAPREEMVAALQEELRLRNL; translated from the coding sequence ATGCCGCGCGCCGCAGTACTCGGTAGCCCCATCGCACACTCGTTATCGCCTATCCTGCACAACGCGGGGTATACCGCAGTGGGGCTCAAGGAGTGGTCCTATACCCGCTTTGAGGTGACGGCCGATACCCTTGCCCCATTCTTGGAAGAATGCGGCCCCGAGTACCGCGGCTTTTCCGTGACCATGCCCGGTAAGTTCGCCGCGCTCGAGGTAGCAGAGGAACAAAGTGATAGGGCACGGCTTATCGGGTCCGCCAATACCTTGGTGCGCACCGAACATGGGTGGCGCGCGGATAATACCGATACCGAGGGCGTGCGCGGCGCCCTGCAAGAACTCATTGGGCTCCGCCCAGTCTCCCAGGCGCTTATCATCGGCGCGGGCGGAACCTCCCGCCCGGCGCTGTGGGCGCTGGCAGAACGCGGGATCGATCAGGTCACCATCTTGAACCGTTCCAACCGCCAAGCGGAGCTGCAGCCCTTGGCCGAGCGGCTCGGGCTCAATTTGCAGTATGCAACCTTTGACGATGACCTCGAGGACCTTTCCCGCTCCGCGGATTTGATTATTTCCACCGTGCCTTCGGCTGCGTTGGAGGATTATCGCTTCCAGCTTGCCCACGCCCCAGTGCTCGATGTGATCTATCACCCGTGGCCTACGACGCTCGCCGCCTGCGCCGCCGCGAATGGCTACTTCACCGTGGGTGGGCACGTCATGCTGGCGCATCAAGCGTTTAGCCAATTTGAGCAATTCACCGGGCTTTCCGCACCGCGCGAAGAAATGGTCGCGGCCCTGCAGGAAGAGCTTCGCCTGCGCAACCTCTAA
- a CDS encoding prepilin peptidase, with protein sequence MGIFGGILYGLWAAALCWWDIRERRLPDALTIPVGVLSVTFATWGGLAWPLLYLLVALCGAGIGGGDIKXALPLGMLVXATAGPLGXIIACGGSXVLTLLASGXARAKGGVPHGPSMVLSAGLVMAAYPLFEG encoded by the coding sequence ATGGGGATTTTCGGGGGAATACTTTATGGCCTGTGGGCAGCCGCCTTGTGCTGGTGGGATATTCGCGAGCGGCGCTTGCCCGATGCACTGACCATCCCCGTTGGGGTGTTATCGGTCACCTTTGCCACTTGGGGTGGGTTAGCCTGGCCATTGCTATACCTCCTAGTGGCGCTTTGTGGCGCCGGCATCGGCGGGGGRGATATTAAATTKGCCCTGCCGCTGGGCATGCTCGTTWGTGCCACGGCAGGCCCMCTGGGGGKTATTATCGCCTGCGGCGGTTCCSCTGTACTCACSCTGCTCGCAAGCGGCRTCGCGCGGGCCAAGGGSGGKGTGCCCCACGGGCCCTCGATGGTGCTATCGGCTGGGCTGGTTATGGCCGCGTATCCCCTCTTTGAGGGGTGA
- the aroC gene encoding chorismate synthase produces the protein MLRWTTAGESHGQALISMVEHMPAGVPITRAEISHQLARRRLGYGRGARMKFEADEVTLLGGVRHGLTIGSPIAIMIGNTEWPKWTTVMSADPIDMEDEDVAKAMNSGRGAPLQRPRPGHADFAGMVKYNHSEARPILERSSARETAARVAAATVARNFLRETLGVEVFSHVISIGASQPYAGPSPSFADIEDIDNSPVRAFGKDAESSMISEIEAAKKQGDTLGGIVEVIVDGLPIGLGSHISGDDRLDAQLAGALMGIQAIKGVEIGDGFDEARRRGSEAHDEMVRTEDGVTRLSNRAGGLEGGMTNGQQLRVRAAMKPISTVPRALQTIDMETGADATAIHQRSDVCAVPAAGVVAEAMVSLVLARAVLDKFGGDSLSETCRAIAAYEEYVSQRLAFNQE, from the coding sequence ATGCTTCGTTGGACTACCGCTGGTGAATCCCACGGCCAGGCACTTATCTCCATGGTGGAGCACATGCCGGCCGGAGTACCCATTACCCGTGCTGAGATTTCTCATCAGCTGGCGCGGCGTCGCCTAGGATATGGCCGCGGTGCGCGCATGAAGTTCGAGGCCGATGAGGTTACGCTGCTCGGCGGCGTCCGCCATGGGCTGACGATTGGTAGCCCGATTGCCATCATGATCGGCAATACTGAATGGCCGAAATGGACCACCGTCATGTCCGCAGATCCCATCGATATGGAGGATGAGGACGTAGCAAAGGCGATGAATTCGGGCCGAGGTGCGCCCTTGCAGCGTCCGCGCCCAGGCCACGCCGATTTTGCGGGCATGGTGAAATATAACCACAGCGAGGCCCGACCCATCTTGGAGCGTTCTTCTGCGCGCGAGACCGCTGCGCGGGTTGCCGCCGCGACCGTAGCGCGGAACTTCCTGCGGGAAACGTTGGGCGTTGAGGTCTTTTCCCACGTGATTTCTATCGGCGCATCGCAGCCCTATGCCGGTCCTTCCCCCAGTTTTGCGGATATCGAGGACATCGATAACTCTCCGGTGCGCGCCTTTGGTAAGGATGCCGAATCTTCGATGATTTCAGAGATCGAAGCCGCAAAGAAGCAGGGAGATACCTTGGGCGGCATCGTCGAGGTAATCGTCGATGGCCTCCCCATTGGCCTCGGCTCACACATCTCGGGCGATGACCGCTTGGACGCACAGCTGGCTGGAGCATTGATGGGTATTCAGGCCATCAAGGGCGTAGAAATCGGCGATGGCTTCGATGAAGCGCGTCGACGCGGCTCCGAAGCCCACGATGAGATGGTCCGCACCGAGGATGGCGTAACTCGCCTGAGCAACCGGGCCGGCGGCTTGGAAGGCGGCATGACTAACGGGCAGCAATTGCGGGTCCGCGCCGCTATGAAACCGATTTCCACGGTGCCGCGCGCCTTGCAGACGATCGATATGGAAACCGGTGCCGATGCCACCGCAATTCACCAGCGCTCAGATGTTTGCGCCGTTCCGGCAGCAGGAGTTGTGGCTGAGGCCATGGTCTCACTCGTGCTAGCGCGCGCAGTTTTAGATAAATTTGGCGGGGATAGCTTGAGCGAGACCTGCCGTGCCATTGCTGCATATGAAGAATACGTTTCGCAGCGACTCGCCTTTAACCAGGAGTAA
- a CDS encoding shikimate kinase — MMTTPTDVTGQPHPCVVLIGPPGAGKSTIGRRLSHALNCDLVDSDHLIEMAEGKPCGEVFSEKGEPAFRELEAEHVAEALQKGGVVSLGGGAVMTASTRELLERHTVVFLDISAEEGARRTAGDRNRPVLAADNPVEHYRSIVETRRPFYLEVADFRVRTDTRSPQQVVGDILGFLETL; from the coding sequence ATGATGACAACGCCAACCGATGTAACGGGACAGCCACATCCTTGCGTCGTTTTGATTGGCCCGCCCGGGGCGGGAAAGTCCACGATTGGCCGCCGGCTTTCGCATGCGCTGAATTGCGATCTGGTGGATTCGGATCACCTAATTGAAATGGCCGAGGGAAAACCCTGCGGCGAGGTCTTTAGTGAGAAAGGCGAACCGGCGTTTCGCGAGCTCGAGGCCGAACATGTCGCTGAAGCCTTGCAGAAGGGTGGGGTAGTAAGCCTGGGCGGCGGCGCGGTGATGACGGCCTCCACGCGCGAGCTTCTGGAGCGCCACACCGTCGTCTTCCTCGATATTTCCGCAGAAGAAGGCGCGCGCCGCACGGCCGGCGACCGCAATCGCCCGGTGCTGGCGGCGGATAACCCGGTTGAACATTACCGGTCAATCGTGGAAACGCGCAGGCCTTTCTATCTTGAGGTGGCCGATTTTCGCGTACGCACGGATACTCGCTCCCCGCAGCAGGTCGTGGGCGATATCCTGGGCTTTTTAGAAACCCTCTAG
- the aroB gene encoding 3-dehydroquinate synthase, which translates to MLTIAVNGPSPYEVRIGAGLSEDIARRCADTGADKAAVIFQPALRTAAEELAKSVEAQGVTPVLCEVPDAEAAKQLSVVGNVWDRLGEAGFSRSDVVIGVGGGATTDMAGFVAAGWMRGIKVIQVPTTLLAMVDAAVGGKTGINTKVGKNLVGAFHEPDSVFVDLERLDTLPQAEIVAGSAEIIKTGFIHDPVIVERYVENPGACLDPRGVLPELIERSIAVKAAVVGEDLKEAGLRETLNYGHTFGHAIERQENYAWRHGNAVAVGMMFIAHLSHQRGLIDAELVELHRSILTNIGLPTAYQPGKFAELYEAMTHDKKNRDGKIRFVALTGIGATTRIEGPTREELEAAYAAITE; encoded by the coding sequence ATGCTCACCATCGCCGTTAACGGACCGAGCCCGTATGAGGTCCGCATCGGAGCGGGTCTTAGCGAAGATATCGCGCGGCGTTGTGCGGACACGGGTGCCGATAAGGCGGCGGTCATCTTCCAGCCTGCCCTGCGTACCGCCGCAGAAGAACTCGCGAAATCCGTAGAAGCGCAGGGCGTCACCCCCGTCTTGTGCGAGGTGCCGGATGCTGAGGCGGCCAAGCAACTGAGCGTGGTGGGAAACGTGTGGGACCGCCTTGGTGAGGCGGGTTTTAGCCGCAGCGATGTCGTCATCGGTGTAGGCGGCGGGGCAACTACGGATATGGCAGGCTTTGTCGCCGCCGGATGGATGCGCGGCATTAAGGTCATTCAGGTTCCTACGACCCTTCTCGCCATGGTTGATGCCGCGGTGGGCGGGAAAACCGGAATCAATACGAAGGTCGGGAAGAACCTCGTCGGCGCCTTCCACGAGCCGGATTCTGTATTCGTCGATCTGGAACGCCTAGACACCCTCCCACAGGCAGAAATCGTGGCTGGTTCCGCAGAGATCATTAAGACCGGGTTCATTCATGATCCGGTCATCGTGGAACGCTACGTGGAAAATCCAGGTGCTTGCCTTGACCCACGCGGTGTCCTGCCGGAATTGATTGAGCGTTCCATCGCGGTGAAGGCAGCGGTGGTGGGAGAAGACCTCAAGGAAGCCGGGCTGCGCGAGACCCTTAATTATGGGCATACCTTTGGCCACGCCATAGAAAGGCAAGAAAACTATGCGTGGCGCCACGGCAATGCGGTAGCCGTAGGCATGATGTTCATTGCCCACCTTTCCCACCAGCGAGGCCTGATAGATGCGGAACTCGTGGAATTGCACCGCAGCATCCTGACCAATATCGGCCTGCCTACGGCGTATCAACCCGGGAAATTCGCGGAATTATATGAGGCGATGACCCACGATAAGAAAAACCGCGACGGGAAGATCCGCTTCGTGGCGCTGACCGGAATCGGTGCGACGACGCGGATAGAGGGCCCCACGCGCGAAGAACTAGAAGCGGCGTATGCCGCCATTACGGAGTAG
- the aroQ gene encoding type II 3-dehydroquinate dehydratase: protein MKIVVLNGPNLNRLGKRQPDVYGSTTLSDVEELVSKRAEKHGAEVEFFQSNFEGELIEKVHEAADAGSAVIINPGGLTHTSVALRDALAEIADGAGFVEVHISNVHAREEFRHHSYLSPIARGVVAGLGVFGYCAAVDYLCQ, encoded by the coding sequence ATGAAAATCGTTGTTCTCAATGGCCCGAACTTAAATAGGTTGGGCAAGCGCCAACCGGACGTCTATGGTTCCACGACGCTAAGTGATGTCGAAGAACTGGTTTCCAAGCGTGCCGAGAAGCACGGGGCAGAGGTCGAGTTTTTCCAGTCGAATTTTGAAGGCGAGCTCATTGAGAAGGTCCACGAGGCCGCCGATGCCGGAAGTGCAGTCATCATTAACCCAGGTGGGCTGACGCATACCTCCGTTGCTCTGCGCGACGCCCTGGCAGAGATTGCCGATGGCGCCGGCTTCGTGGAGGTGCATATCTCCAACGTGCACGCCCGGGAGGAGTTTAGGCACCATTCTTATTTGAGCCCCATTGCCCGCGGCGTCGTCGCCGGTTTGGGAGTCTTTGGGTACTGCGCCGCGGTGGACTATCTATGCCAATAA
- a CDS encoding M24 family metallopeptidase, whose translation MALADTRFSDRRRKLAAELAGQRIDAVLVTHLIHVRYLSGFSGSNGGMLLRKDLSALMATDGRYTTQIAQEVPDLEAVEGRSVGKVLLQQFDKDETPVRVGFEADYMSVSELEDLKDSAPDGVTLVPISGIIEDIRITKDPVELEKLEEIAALANQALEDLLAAGELRAGRTEREVAADLEFRMRILGSERVSFDTIVASGPNSAMPHHGADDRVIEDGDLVTIDFGAHLRGFNSDCTRTYVVGMVNDFAKEIYDVVLRAQQAGVEAAVAGTSLSDXXAXCRNVIADAGYGDYFVHSTGHGVGLDVHEAPFAATTGKGELAPGMTLTIEPGVYVPGKGGVRIEDTLIITDGAPKIITAASKDFTELPA comes from the coding sequence ATGGCACTTGCAGATACCCGTTTCAGTGACCGCCGCCGGAAGCTAGCCGCCGAATTAGCCGGTCAGCGCATTGATGCGGTATTGGTAACCCACTTGATCCACGTCCGGTACCTGTCCGGATTTTCCGGTTCCAACGGCGGGATGCTGCTGCGCAAGGATCTCTCCGCGTTGATGGCTACCGATGGCCGCTATACCACCCAGATTGCCCAGGAAGTTCCGGATCTTGAGGCGGTCGAGGGCCGTTCTGTGGGCAAGGTGCTCCTACAGCAATTCGACAAGGATGAGACCCCGGTTCGCGTCGGCTTCGAAGCCGACTACATGTCCGTGTCGGAACTGGAAGATCTGAAGGATTCCGCACCGGATGGGGTCACCTTGGTGCCGATTTCTGGAATCATCGAGGACATCCGCATCACGAAGGATCCGGTAGAGCTAGAAAAGCTGGAGGAGATCGCGGCGCTTGCTAACCAGGCCTTGGAAGACCTTCTTGCCGCCGGCGAGCTGCGGGCGGGTCGCACGGAACGCGAAGTTGCCGCCGATCTGGAATTCCGCATGCGCATCCTAGGTTCCGAGCGAGTGAGCTTCGATACCATCGTGGCCTCTGGCCCGAACTCTGCCATGCCACACCACGGCGCGGACGATCGCGTGATCGAGGATGGGGACTTGGTTACCATCGATTTTGGCGCTCACCTGCGCGGATTTAACTCTGACTGCACCCGCACCTATGTCGTGGGTATGGTAAACGACTTTGCCAAGGAGATCTACGATGTGGTGCTGCGCGCCCAGCAGGCCGGCGTCGAGGCTGCGGTAGCGGGCACGTCGCTTTCCGATGYCGMCGCCSCCTGCCGCAACGTTATCGCCGATGCCGGATACGGCGACTACTTCGTCCACTCCACCGGGCACGGCGTGGGCTTGGACGTGCATGAAGCACCCTTTGCCGCCACGACCGGTAAGGGCGAGCTGGCGCCAGGGATGACGCTGACCATCGAACCGGGCGTGTATGTGCCGGGCAAGGGCGGCGTGCGCATCGAAGATACGCTGATTATCACCGATGGAGCCCCGAAGATCATTACCGCCGCCTCCAAGGACTTTACTGAGCTGCCCGCATAG
- the efp gene encoding elongation factor P, translating to MADTTDFKNGLVLKIDNKLMQITEFQHVKPGKGPAFVRTKLKDVVSGKTVDKTWNSGVKVETATVDRRDMTYLYNDGTSYVVMDEKTFEQFELSPDKFGDAARFLLENMRVQVSFYEDEALFAELPISVDLKVEHTEPGLQGDRSSGGTKPATLETGAEIQVPLFIEIGNVLKIDTRTGEYLSRVNN from the coding sequence ATGGCTGATACTACTGATTTCAAGAACGGACTCGTTCTCAAGATTGACAACAAGCTGATGCAGATCACCGAGTTTCAGCATGTTAAGCCGGGCAAGGGCCCAGCATTCGTGCGCACCAAGCTGAAGGACGTCGTCTCCGGAAAGACCGTGGACAAGACCTGGAACTCGGGTGTCAAGGTAGAAACCGCCACGGTGGACCGCCGCGACATGACCTACCTGTACAACGACGGCACCAGCTATGTCGTCATGGATGAAAAGACCTTCGAGCAGTTTGAGCTTTCGCCGGATAAGTTCGGCGATGCCGCACGTTTCCTGCTGGAAAACATGCGCGTGCAGGTCTCCTTCTACGAGGATGAGGCATTGTTCGCGGAGCTTCCTATCTCCGTCGACCTCAAGGTAGAGCACACCGAGCCAGGCCTGCAGGGTGACCGTTCCTCCGGCGGCACCAAGCCCGCCACGCTCGAGACCGGCGCCGAGATCCAGGTCCCGCTGTTCATTGAAATCGGCAATGTACTAAAGATCGATACCCGCACCGGCGAGTACCTGTCCCGCGTCAACAACTAG
- the nusB gene encoding transcription antitermination factor NusB, with protein MSDNTAKRDINHKRHTARYRARRRAADILYEAENRDVDPVAIVEDRVALAREDRHAVAPIADYTKVIVQGVAEELDAIDDTISRYLSQNWELHRIPAVDRAILRLSVWELLFNPDVPTATAVVEGVELASQYSHDQAAPYIHAVLDDVAQSRSELSPMNNGGDEEESDAAGSEDSHADPAASTHAEAPGESEEPEESAPAAEAEADAEEENS; from the coding sequence TTGTCTGATAACACTGCTAAGCGGGATATCAATCATAAACGGCATACCGCGCGCTACCGGGCGCGCCGGCGCGCAGCGGATATCCTCTATGAAGCGGAGAACCGGGACGTCGATCCCGTCGCCATTGTTGAGGATCGCGTTGCTTTGGCGCGCGAGGATCGCCACGCTGTAGCGCCCATCGCGGACTACACCAAGGTCATCGTCCAAGGCGTAGCAGAAGAGCTAGACGCTATCGATGACACGATCTCGCGTTACCTTTCCCAGAATTGGGAGTTGCACCGCATCCCCGCCGTCGACCGCGCTATCCTGCGCCTTTCGGTCTGGGAGCTATTGTTTAATCCGGATGTTCCCACCGCGACGGCCGTCGTGGAGGGCGTGGAGCTGGCCTCGCAGTATTCCCACGATCAAGCCGCACCGTATATCCACGCGGTCTTGGATGACGTCGCGCAATCTCGTTCCGAGCTAAGCCCGATGAATAACGGCGGCGATGAGGAAGAAAGCGACGCCGCGGGATCCGAAGACTCCCATGCGGACCCTGCGGCTTCGACGCACGCAGAGGCGCCAGGGGAGTCAGAGGAGCCCGAAGAGTCAGCCCCGGCTGCGGAAGCGGAAGCAGACGCGGAAGAGGAAAACTCCTAA
- a CDS encoding PPK2 family polyphosphate kinase: protein MGKFKIKDALDLRAGKTFQLADVDPTATPGFDGSKSDLEDRFKHYDDELYDLQERLFANGRAHADDAPSLLVVLQGMDTSGKGGAIRHVFSVFDPQGTKTVGFGKPTEEEMKHDFLWRIRKHDPVPGQVVAFDRSHYEDVLIQRVHEWGDEEEIDRRFEAIREYEQELAGKRVKILKVFLHISPEFQKENLIERTEREDKYWKYDPSDLEERGYWNKYMAAYEDAIRRTDELWAPWFVIPTDNKKYARMALKYLIVDALRHLNLSWPAPEFDPEAEKQRILDAD from the coding sequence ATGGGTAAATTTAAGATCAAAGATGCGCTCGACCTCCGCGCCGGAAAGACCTTTCAGCTTGCCGATGTCGATCCCACGGCGACTCCAGGATTCGATGGCTCAAAGTCTGACTTAGAAGACCGCTTCAAACACTATGACGATGAGCTCTATGATTTGCAGGAGCGCCTTTTTGCTAATGGCAGGGCGCATGCCGATGATGCACCCTCGCTTTTAGTAGTCCTGCAAGGAATGGATACCTCCGGCAAAGGCGGGGCCATTCGCCATGTCTTTTCCGTCTTTGATCCGCAGGGCACGAAGACCGTCGGTTTTGGCAAGCCGACGGAAGAGGAAATGAAACACGATTTCCTGTGGCGCATCCGCAAACACGATCCGGTTCCTGGGCAAGTCGTGGCCTTTGACCGGTCCCACTACGAAGACGTGCTGATTCAACGCGTGCACGAGTGGGGGGATGAGGAAGAGATCGACCGCCGCTTTGAGGCGATTCGTGAGTATGAGCAAGAGCTCGCCGGAAAGCGGGTAAAGATCTTGAAGGTCTTTTTGCACATCTCGCCGGAGTTCCAAAAGGAAAACCTCATTGAGCGGACCGAGCGCGAGGATAAGTACTGGAAGTACGATCCTTCAGATCTTGAAGAGCGCGGCTATTGGAATAAATACATGGCGGCCTATGAGGATGCCATCCGCCGGACGGATGAGCTTTGGGCGCCGTGGTTTGTTATCCCCACGGATAATAAGAAATACGCGCGCATGGCCTTGAAGTACCTCATTGTTGATGCACTGCGGCACCTGAACCTGTCGTGGCCTGCGCCCGAATTCGATCCGGAGGCAGAAAAGCAGCGCATCCTCGACGCGGACTAG
- a CDS encoding YbjN domain-containing protein codes for MTNASTASTENNLPEVDLDRVVAAMGTFDIELTKVEGEIDAATANLNGLPTMFAVLDSVIIVRCDVPTDASFSKADAGLFLAANQINSVAFGARAVISEHDDMLVVRTERDIPAAAGMTDEQLTTALKKAVDAVINGQDAMVSAAEEMAKLGSETAAKAGNGSEENSTPSDNA; via the coding sequence ATGACTAATGCATCCACCGCATCTACCGAAAACAATTTGCCCGAGGTCGATCTGGACCGCGTCGTTGCTGCCATGGGCACCTTCGATATTGAGCTAACCAAGGTGGAAGGCGAAATCGACGCCGCCACCGCCAACCTCAATGGCCTGCCCACCATGTTTGCGGTCTTGGATTCCGTTATCATCGTGCGCTGCGACGTGCCAACCGATGCCTCGTTCTCCAAGGCCGATGCCGGGCTCTTCCTCGCTGCCAACCAGATCAACTCTGTCGCATTCGGCGCGCGAGCCGTTATTTCTGAGCACGACGATATGCTCGTCGTCCGCACCGAGCGCGATATTCCCGCCGCCGCCGGAATGACCGATGAGCAGCTTACCACCGCTTTGAAGAAGGCCGTCGACGCCGTCATCAACGGCCAGGACGCCATGGTGTCTGCCGCCGAGGAAATGGCCAAGCTCGGATCTGAAACCGCTGCGAAGGCCGGAAACGGCAGCGAGGAAAACTCCACGCCGTCCGACAACGCTTAA
- a CDS encoding YbjN domain-containing protein yields MSEEPTLYPDTPIEDVTLERIGEIFDSEKLEYRVEEQTVGEGETVKILRTGFSNIAIALQVRDDVLVADSVWRGNAPASEGPQLLMVLNKWNQQHFAPTLRFFESSENNLAVSGVREINISHGLSRNQIGAFVMSTLDSMLQSMAFVEEHYPQLVTWEEHNHD; encoded by the coding sequence GTGTCTGAAGAACCAACCCTGTATCCCGATACGCCCATTGAGGATGTCACCCTCGAGCGCATCGGTGAGATTTTTGACTCCGAAAAGCTCGAGTACCGCGTAGAAGAACAGACCGTCGGCGAAGGTGAAACGGTAAAGATCCTGCGCACCGGCTTTTCCAATATCGCTATTGCCCTGCAGGTGCGTGACGATGTCCTCGTGGCGGACTCCGTCTGGCGCGGTAATGCCCCAGCCTCGGAGGGCCCACAACTGCTCATGGTTCTCAACAAGTGGAACCAACAGCACTTCGCGCCGACCCTGCGCTTTTTTGAATCGTCCGAAAATAATCTGGCCGTCTCCGGCGTGCGCGAAATCAACATTTCCCATGGCCTGTCCCGCAACCAGATCGGTGCCTTCGTGATGTCCACCTTGGACTCCATGCTGCAGTCCATGGCTTTTGTTGAAGAGCACTACCCACAGCTTGTCACCTGGGAGGAGCATAACCATGACTAA